Proteins from one Gasterosteus aculeatus chromosome 11, fGasAcu3.hap1.1, whole genome shotgun sequence genomic window:
- the LOC120828483 gene encoding GTPase IMAP family member 8 yields the protein MATSEPAALDGCSAAPQLKIVLLGGRNCGKSCLGNLILGKEEFVPRERTSCCRRLGVVAGRRVTVVDTPGWWCDFSSRDTPELVKREIVSSVALCAPGPHAFLLTVKASALFSEKRRRAVEEHVSLLGEKVWSHCVLVLVSADRRELARGGGAEALRWLAGKCGHRCRRVVSGDVGAVGGLLEEIQKLVTRNGNRVFELRGSVARATAEEKRRVEERARRRFVMAKEHRSLMRESLRPVSSIRIVLVGAKGSGKSSTMDTILSTESGQRVRRTARCVVGTGPVFGRQVTVVDTPGWWANYFCAESPVFDRRELALGASLCPPGPNVVLLVIRADRSFSETHWRAAEEHMRLIGERAWRRVIVLLSCGDWLAGTTAEQCVESEAGPLRGLMERCGNRCHVLNNKTRGDQGYQVRELILKIEEMLAGRSGRQHIKVERPVVEQLEEERRREGARAMERLARRERQRQMARSQLEKLNAITELRIVLIGGRKTGKSSCGDTILNRERSHAGNRTTSCWEKPATIGGKTVVVLDTPARFNATPDLLRPASCAILPVVNVSSSFSADHLEAMEKQLEAGGGQMWRRAAVLFSHGDWLGDTSIEQRIESEGEPLRRLVERCGNRYHVLDNKHRADGAQVNELIALIEETLVEDAPVVLRGGDRVTQGVTRRDKDRKRITSCRHQVSRQLIGSAKPTTSTPRSCSGGPDGGARMVALPAARTAWTGPDILVGDALAACLASMLSGGAAARWTMNPPGWLPNDVLHLRLNCARRPLSSKRPTMLLVAPQTQRGTLAEENGISVHSLCRPAPRERTLAGLSESGGLQALIDQWGESSLEELEAFIDSYFEMIWEKTVGSLEEPVRPTADVGEEVEEEEEDEVLSSINRKLSKLELLDEIRRDLAELRASLENSWRAIQELRERSKQDGNQVDTKME from the exons ATGGCAACCAGCGAGCCGGCAGCAC TGGACGGCTGCTCTGCTGCACCACAGTTGAAGATCGTCCTCCTCGGGGGCCGAAACTGTGGGAAGAGCTGTCTGGGGAACCTCATCCTGGGCAAAGAGGAGTTTGTCCCCCGAGAGAGGACCTCGTGCTGCAGGCGCCTGGGCGTGGTGGCCGGACGCCGGGTCACCGTGGTGGACACTCCCGGCTGGTGGTGCGACTTCAGCTCCCGGGACACGCCCGAGCTGGTGAAGCGGGAGATCGTGAGCAGCGTCGCCCTGTGCGCCCCGGGGCCGCACGCCTTTCTCCTCACCGTCAAGGCGAGCGCGCTCTTCTCGGAGAAGCGCCGCAGGGCCGTGGAGGAGCACGTGTCCCTGCTGGGGGAGAAGGTGTGGAGCCACTGCGTGCTGGTCCTCGTCTCCGCCGACCGCCGGGAGCTcgcgcgcggcggcggcgcggagGCCCTCCGCTGGCTCGCCGGGAAGTGCGGCCACAGGTGCCGCCGCGTGGTCTCGGGGGACGTCGGCGCGGTCGGcgggctgctggaggagatccAGAAACTCGTCACGCGCAATGGAAACAGAGTGTTCGAGTTGCGGGGGAGCGTCGCGCGCGCGACcgcggaggagaagaggagggtggaggaaagGGCTCGGCGGAGGTTCGTGATGGCGAAGGAGCACAGATCTCTGATGAGAG AGAGTTTGCGGCCCGTGAGCTCTATCCGGATTGTGTTGGTGGGAGCCAAGGGTTCTGGGAAAAGCTCCACCATGGACACAATCCTGAGCACAGAGAGCGGCCAGCGAGTGCGCAGAACGGCCCGGTGCGTGGTGGGGACGGGCCCGGTGTTTGGGAGGCAGGTGACCGTGGTGGACACGCCGGGCTGGTGGGCGAACTACTTCTGTGCCGAGAGTCCCGTCTTCGACCGGAGGGAGCTGGCGCTCGGCGCGTCTCTCTGCCCTCCGGGGCCCAACGTGGTCCTGCTGGTGATCCGCGCGGACCGATCCTTCTCCGAAACCCACTGGAGGGCAGCGGAGGAGCACATGCGGCTCATCGGCGAGCGCGCGTGGAGGCGCGTCATCGTGCTGTTGAGTTGCGGGGACTGGCTGGCGGGCACGACGGCCGAGCAGTGCGTGGAGAGCGAGGCAGGGCCTCTGCGGGGTCTCATGGAGAGATGCGGCAACAGGTGCCACGTCCTGAACAACAAAACCAGAGGGGATCAAGGCTATCAAGTCAGAGAGCTGATCCTGAAGATCGAGGAGATGTTGGCCGGCCGCAGCGGCCGCCAGCATATCAAAGTGGAGAGGCCAGTGGtggaacagctggaggaggagaggaggagagagggggcgcGAGCGATGGAGAGGCtggcgaggagggagaggcaaAGGCAGATGGCGAGGTCTCAGCTGG AGAAGCTCAACGCCATCACAGAACTGAGAATAGTGCTCATAGGCGGCAGGAAAACCGGTAAGAGCTCGTGTGGGGACACCATCCTCAACAGAGAGCGCTCCCACGCGGGGAACCGCACCACTTCCTGCTGGGAAAAACCAGCCACGATCGGCGGCAAGACGGTGGTGGTGCTGGACACACCGGCCCGCTTCAACGCGACCCCTGACCTCCTCCGCCCGGCGTCCTGCGCCATCCTCCCCGTGGTCAACGTGAGCTCCTCGTTCAGCGCCGACCACTTGGAGGCCATGGAGAAACAGCTGGAGGCCGGAGGAGGCCAGATGTGGCGCAGAGCCGCGGTGCTGTTCAGCCACGGCGACTGGCTGGGCGACACGAGCATCGAGCAGCGCATCGAGAGCGAAGGAGAGCCGCTGCGGAGGCTGGTGGAGCGGTGCGGGAACAGGTACCACGTCTTGGATAATAAGCACCGGGCGGACGGGGCTCAGGTCAACGAGCTCATCGCCCTGATCGAGGAGACGCTGGTTGAAGACGCGCCGGTCGTCCTCCGCGGAGGGGATCGCGTGACACAGGGTGTGACCCGGCGTGACAAGGATCGAAAGAGGATCACGAGCTGCAGACATCAGGTGTCCCGTCAGC TGATTGGATCGGCCAAACCCACCACTTCAACACCTCGGAGCTGCTCTGGAGGCCCCGATGGTGGCGCTCGGATGGTGGCCCTGCCAGCAGCGAGAACAGCATGGACTGGACCGGACATCCTGGTGGGAGACGCCCTCGCGGCCTGTTTAGCCTCCATGCTCTCTGGGGGAGCGGCGGCGAGGTGGACCATGAATCCGCCCGGGTGGCTCCCGAACGATGTCCTTCACCTGAGACTGAACTGTGCGCGGCGTCCGCTCTCATCCAAGCGGCCGACGATGCTGCTGGTTGCACCTCAAACGCAACGCGGGACGCTCGCGGAGGAAAACGGCATCAGCGTGCACTCGCTCTGCCGCCCTGCGCCGAGAGAGCGGACTCTGGCGGGGCTCAGCGAGAGCGGAGGCCTGCAGGCACTGATCGACCAATGGGGCGAGAGcagcctggaggagctggaagcCTTCATCGACTCGTACTTTGAGATGATTTGGGAGAAAACTGTGGGGTCATTGGAGGAACCGGTCCGTCCCACTGCAGatgtgggggaggaggtggaggaagaggaggaggatgaggtgcTCTCATCCATCAACAGGAAACTGTCAAAGCTGGAGCTCCTCGATGAGATCAGGAGAGATCTGGCCGAGCTGAGGGCAAGTCTGGAGAACAGCTGGAGGGCCATACAGGAACTCAGAGAGAGAAGTAAACAGGACGGTAATCAGGTTGATACAAAGATGGAGTAA
- the ngfra gene encoding tumor necrosis factor receptor superfamily member 16, translating into MTTTWSLVIVCASVVLALASKTERAVQVPCESGLYAGNGECCEECPPGEGVVKKCGATQTVCSQCLDSETFSENYSASEQCRPCTECTGLMRMETPCTDSNDAICVCNYNYFFDAMSGKCEPCTVCPLGQGVYAHCEHGHDTVCEECLDDTYSDRESSLDPCLPCTICDEGSEIELAECTPMGDSVCHNPLLPTYFTPTSDMDPSPPSFTNSFLPDGSDGPLPGETTTSSAGSPRFLGHGFNENLIPIYCSILAAVVVGFVAYIVFKRWNSCKQNKQAANNRAATNNQMVTPEGEKLHSDSGISVDSQSLQEQHQQAQADVQAQPSHSRTQEQIVVRVDGGPQPDTHPPEV; encoded by the exons ATGACGACCACCTGGTCGCTGGTGATCGTGTGCGCTTCG GTGGTGTTGGCGTTGGCGTCCAAGACGGAGCGGGCGGTGCAGGTCCCCTGTGAGTCCGGCCTGTACGCCGGCAACGGAGAATGCTGCGAGGAGTGTCCGCCCGGAGAGGGAGTGGTGAAGAAGTGTGGCGCCACGCAGACCGTCTGCTCACAGTGTCTGGACA GCGAGACCTTCTCGGAGAACTACAGCGCCTCGGAGCAGTGCCGGCCCTGCACCGAGTGCACGGGCCTGATGCGGATGGAGACGCCGTGCACCGACTCCAACGACGCCATCTGCGTCTGCAACTACAACTACTTCTTCGACGCCATGTCGGGCAAGTGCGAGCCGTGCACGGTGTGCCCGCTGGGCCAGGGCGTGTACGCCCACTGCGAACACGGCCACGACACGGTGTGCGAGGAGTGCCTGGACGACACCTACTCCGACCGGGAGAGCTCCCTCGACCCCTGCCTGCCCTGCACCATCTGCGACGAGGGCAGCGAGATAGAGCTGGCTGAGTGCACGCCGATGGGCGACTCCGTCTGTCACA ATCCTCTCCTCCCAACATATTTCACACCCACCTCGGACATGGACCCGTCTCCACCCTCCTTCACCAATTCTTTCCTGCCGGATGGCTCAGACGGCCCGTTGCCAGGAGAGACCACCACTTCCAGCGCCGGGTCTCCGCGCTTCCTCGGCCACGGGTTCAACGAGAACCTCATCCCCATCTACTGCTCCATCCTGGCCGCCGTGGTGGTGGGCTTCGTGGCCTACATCGTTTTTAAGAG GTGGAACAGCTGCAAGCAGAACAAACAGGCGGCTAACAACCGCGCGGCTACAAACAACCAGATGGTGACACCGGAGGGGGAGAAGCTGCACAGCGACAGCGGCATCTCGGTGGACAGTCAGAGTCTGCAGGAGCAGCATCAGCAGGCGCAGGCCGACGTGCAGGCTCAGCcctcacactcacgcacacaggAGCAGATTG